The DNA sequence AGGAAGCCTCGGCGGCGGAGGGCAATGAGCTGTCGCGCTTGGTCGCCGAACGCGCGACGCGTGACGGGGCCGATTCGGTCGTCATCTCTGCGCAGATCGAAAGCGAGATCGCCCTCCTCGACCGCGCCGAACAGGCCGAGTTCCTGGAGACCCTGGGCCTCAGCGAGCCCGGCTTGAACAAGCTGATCCGCGAGGCCTACCACCTGCTGGGCCTGCAGACCTATTTCACGGTGGGCCCCAAGGAAACGCGCGCCTGGACGATCCGCAAGGGCGACACTGCTCCACAGGCCGCCGGCGTCATCCACACCGACTTCGAGAAGGGCTTCATCCGCGCAGAGACGATCGCCTACGAGGATTACGTGCGCCTCAAGGGCGAGGCCGGCGCGCGCGAAGCCGGCAAGTTCCGCCAGGAAGGCAAGGAGTACGTCGTCCACGACGGCGACGTGCTGAACTTCCGCTTCAACGTCTGACCTGATGATGGGCGAGACCGTCCTGCTGACCGCCCCGGACGGCTTCGCCTTCGACGCCTGGCATACAAGGCCCAGCGACGCCCGGCGTGGCGGCCTCGTCATCTGCCATGCGATCTGGGGCGTGACGCCCCACCTGCGCGCGCTGGCCGAGGAATACGCCGAGGACGGCTATGAGACGCTTGTTCCGAGCCTCTTCGACCGCCAACAACGCGGCTTCGCCGAAGCCGATACCGACCCGGCCCTGATGGCCCGTCAGACATCCCTCGCCGAGGCCGCCGGATGGGGCTCAGGCGTCCTCGATGCGGTCCAGGCGGCCATTGACGCCCTGAAGCCGCCAGTCTTCCTGATGGGCTTCTGCTTTGGCGGCACGACCGCCTGGCTGGCGGCGGCGCGATGCTCGGGCCTGTCGGCCGTCTCCAGCTTTTATGGGGGCCAGGTCATCGACTATCTGGACGAGACCCCGCAGGTCCCGACCATCCTGCACGTCGGCAAGACCGACGAGCTTATGCCGCCTGAGGACATCGAGGCGATCCGCGCCGCCCATCCGGAGTTGCCGGTCTACCCCTACCCCGCCGGCCACGCCTTCGTGGCGCCCAGCGGCTTCCACGCCGACAGCGCACGCCTGTCGAAGCTGCGGACGCTGGCGCTCTTCTCCCGCAACGGCGGCGGTCGCAGCGAGGTCTGACACAAGGCCCCGCCCCGCTGCTAAGCTCGCGACCGTGCGGCCCGCCTTCGCCTTCCTCGCAGCACTGATCGCCATGCCGGCGCACGCCGGCGCGGTGCGCTGCCGGCTGGAGCACGGCGCGCTGGTCGCGCCCGCCGCGGTCGCCGGCATTGCGGGCGACTACATCATCGACACCGGCCAGGCCCACTCGATCCTGGCTGAGACCCAGGCTCAGGATGCAGGGTTCGACGGCGCCGCGGCGTTGGGCGACGTCCTCATCGCCGGCCAGGCGCTTGCCGGCCAAACCCTCGACATCGTCGATCTGGACGGGCGCAGCCGCGACTTCGCCACCCCCATCGCCGGGGTGATCGGCGCCGACCTCCTCGCGGGCTTCATTTTCGACGTTCGCTTCAGCCCGTGCTGGCTCGCCTTGTGGCGGCCGGGCCAAGCGCCGAGGTTTCGCCCGACGATATCGCTGAGCCTGGATTGGATCGACGGCGCCCCCGCAATCTCCGCCTCGGTGGCGGATGGGCCGACCGTGCGTTCGGGCGGCTTCACCCTCGCCACAGGGCTGGGGAGGGCCATCAGCCTGAGTCCTGCAACCGTGCGCGCCCCGGCCAGCGGCCAGGGCCGCCTACGCGCCCTGTCCTTGGCTGGTGACTTGTTCGAGAACCTGGACGCCGTCATAGGGCCGCCTAAGGCCGCCCTGGGCGATCTCGGCTCACCCGTACTCGCCCGCTATCGCCTCCGCCTGGATTTCCCCGCCCGACTCCTGCATCTCACGCCGGCCGAGCGCTGAACTCCAAACGCAAAAGGCCCCGGCGCGAGCCGGGGCCTTTCCAGTTTCAAGAGCGCTGCGCCCTAGTGCGCGACGTTGCGCCAGATCCGCCGGTAGCTCGCGTAGAGCAGGCCGGCGAAGATGATCAGGTAGATCATCGCGCCGAAGCCGAACTGCTTGCGATCCTCCATCTTGGGCTCGGCGGCCCACATCAGGAAGGCGGCGACGTCGGTGGCCTGGTTCTTCACCGTCGATGGCGTGCCATCGTCGAAGGTCACCTTGCCGTCGGCCAGGGGCGGCGGCATGGCGATGAAGCCGCCTTTCGGCACGTTATGGTGGTCGCCCTTCCAGAACGCGGCGAGGTCGCCGGCCATGTAGGGATTGTAGTACTTGCCGGCCGGGACCTCGAGGGCCGCCGGCGGGTTCGGATAGCCGCTCACGATCGAGGCGATATAGGCCGGGCCGCCTTCGCGGGCCTTGGCGATCACCGACAGGTCCGGCGGCAGGGCGCCGCCGTTCGAGGCGCGGGCCGCAGCTTCGTTCGGGAACGGAGATGGGAAGCGGTCGGCCGAGCTGGCCGGACGCTGGATCACGTCGCCGGTTTCCGAGTCGATGTCGTTGACCTGGATATCGGCGGCCAGCGCCTTCACCACAGGGTTGTCGTTCGAGTTCGGATAGCGCGGATCGTAGAATGGACCGCCCTTGTCGCCCAGGTTGCGGAACGACAGCAGGTGCATCGCGTGGCAGGCCGCGCAGACCTCGCGATAGACCTTGTAGCCGCGTTGCAGCTGGGCCGCATCGTACTTGCCAAACGGACCCGCGAACGAGAAGTCGATCTTCGCCGGCTCCTCAGGGTGCGTCGCCGCCACGGCCGAGCCGCTGATCAGCGCGAGCCCCAAGGCCGCGAGGGCAAAACCTTTGCGCAGCATTGAGGCTCAACCCTTCTTTTCAGGCGACGCCACGGCGCCAGCCGGCGTCGAGGCGGGATGCGACAGGACCGGCTCGGAGATCGATTCCGGCACGGGCAACGGGGTCTCGGTCAGGCCCAGCAGCGGCGTGATCACGAGGAAGTAGGCGAAGTAGTAGAGGGTCGCGATGCGCGAGAGCCAGACGAAGCTGTTCAGGTCCGCGTCCAACAGGGTCAGCGTCTTGAAGTGGCCCAGCACCGGATCATCCGGCAGCTTGCCGCCGCAGTAGCCGAGCACGCAGCACGCCAGCACGAAGATGAAGAAGTACAGGCGCGCCGTCGGACGGTAACGCATCGAGCGCACCCGCGAGGTGTCGAGCCAGGGCAGGATGAACAGCATGATGATCGCGCCGAACATGGCGATCACGCCGCCCAGCTTGTCCGGCACCGCGCGCAGGATCGCGTAGAACGGCAGGAAGTACCATTCCGGGACGATGTGCGCCGGCGTCACCAGCGGGTCAGCGGGGATGTAGTTGTCGGCATGGCCGAGCGCGTTCGGATTGTAGAACACGAAGGCCGCGAACATGATCAGGAACAGCGCGATCGCGAAGCCGTCCTTC is a window from the Phenylobacterium immobile (ATCC 35973) genome containing:
- a CDS encoding dienelactone hydrolase family protein — its product is MGETVLLTAPDGFAFDAWHTRPSDARRGGLVICHAIWGVTPHLRALAEEYAEDGYETLVPSLFDRQQRGFAEADTDPALMARQTSLAEAAGWGSGVLDAVQAAIDALKPPVFLMGFCFGGTTAWLAAARCSGLSAVSSFYGGQVIDYLDETPQVPTILHVGKTDELMPPEDIEAIRAAHPELPVYPYPAGHAFVAPSGFHADSARLSKLRTLALFSRNGGGRSEV
- a CDS encoding cytochrome c1 — encoded protein: MLRKGFALAALGLALISGSAVAATHPEEPAKIDFSFAGPFGKYDAAQLQRGYKVYREVCAACHAMHLLSFRNLGDKGGPFYDPRYPNSNDNPVVKALAADIQVNDIDSETGDVIQRPASSADRFPSPFPNEAAARASNGGALPPDLSVIAKAREGGPAYIASIVSGYPNPPAALEVPAGKYYNPYMAGDLAAFWKGDHHNVPKGGFIAMPPPLADGKVTFDDGTPSTVKNQATDVAAFLMWAAEPKMEDRKQFGFGAMIYLIIFAGLLYASYRRIWRNVAH